In Paramormyrops kingsleyae isolate MSU_618 chromosome 11, PKINGS_0.4, whole genome shotgun sequence, the genomic window TCATTCTGGAGTTCCTTAACATAgtttgaagagaaaaaaaatattttaaatgattttagtgTATGGCTACAACATAAAATCTGGAAAAGGGAATTGAATACTTTCTCAATACTCTGTAAATGGGAACTGTTACAAACTGTCACCTGAATTGAATAAAGCAATTCACTCCAAAAACTCGCTAAGGTGAACTGCAGTTGCCACATTGTCCGTAGGTGTGAATGTATGTGAATATGGTGTATGCActgcgccccatcctgggttattctctgccttgtgcccgtagcttccgggatagacTATAGATAGAACAAGCtggtacagaaaatgaatgaatcgaaaaaatgcaaatctaaCTGCAAATTGTACTATACCCGAGTAACATTGAATTAACAAAGATATATAAATACAGTTATAGACAGTCAGATGTGAGATAATTAAGAAACGAAGGCGGGAAAGCTATGAAACATAGCGGTTATCCTTATTAAATCGCAGTAGTACTGATATTGCTGAAAGATCCCAACAACCTTGCTCCACCACCTATAACACAGCCTGTATTAGGTCACATGACGCAAGGCAAGTGTTGAAATCAGGTGCTTTATGACTCACAGCTAGTATACTGATGAAGTGTAGCTGGTGAGCATGTAAAACTTTTTCTCCTCTTTTATGAACTCTTTATACCCCAGATATTAAACATATAACATTTGGCAACACGTTGTACAGGCAGTAGGTGGCACTCTGCTTCATTCAATTAATTCGGCGTACTTATGAAGCATATATATAGTGTTCGTCTCATTCGGCTTGTGCGAGGGTGTGGAAAGAGGGAAaaaatattatgatatttattaaattgattGCTAAGCAATGAAGTTAAAAGCAAGGCCTCCTGTCCCGAATTCGTATCATAGTGAAAGGGCGAGTGTAAATTGAGAAACATTTCTGCTTCTATTTCAGTATTATATTTGGCTCTGTATTGTACGTATATATTCCTAAATCTAAAGCTGTGGCATACCACTgtttaatgatttttaacagtaAGACTGTAGGTTACCTGAGTATAAGTTGAGTTTTATTCTAATGTTATCTTTTAAAACGGTTTTCATTATTCTACGCAATCAATAATTAGGCTATATCAATTTACATCACAGTATAGATGGTATATACGTGAGTTATGCTTTAATTAAAGTGTAATAAAGTGTACAGTGTTCGTCGCAAGTACCAGGACAAAGAAGCCCTCCTTTGAGCAATTTATCTGCATTTATTTGGGTATTGGACTGCTAATCCTGAAACAACTGTTGATGAGTTACAAATGACGTATAGAGTGGGAAGGGCGTTGAAAGTAGACTATAAAAATGTTCATCTCAAAGCAATTCGTTACAGGCATTGGCTTGCAGAATCGGACTATTGCATTTTCACCAAGAAACGCCACGCTTAAGCAAGTCCTAAAGGAAGGTTTGCTTTAAACTCGTGTGTACTAAAAAATTGAGTCCTGTATAACAATCCTGCTCAAAAATTATAACCATGAAAATGTCCGCAGCTGAGGTTTCCAAGGTTCTAAAAGAAGGACTACTGGAAAAAAGAAGCGACAACCTCTTTCAGCTCTGGAGAAGGAAGATGTGCGTCCTCACCACCGACAGCCTCAGTATGTACGATGACAATCAGAAAAGGTCCAAGAGCAAAGAGCTAAAACTGCAATCAATCAAAAAACTGGACTGCGTAGAAAGGACAGGAAAATTTGTCTACTTCACCATCGTCACCACGGATAATAAAGAAATAGATTTTAGGTGCTCAGGTGACGATAGCTGTTGGAATGCTGTCATCACAATGGCCTTGATTGACTTCCAGAACAGAAGAGCCATTCAGGACTTCAAAACGCAACAGGGGACACAGATCATTTCGCCTGTGAAGCCGGAGGAGCAGCTGGCAAAGGCTCTTTAGGAGAAATCCAGCCCAGAGCTGGGAAATTGCAGGAAACGTACGTTTTCTTTAGAATGTAAGTGTATGATTTTAATGAACGTAATAGTTTCAGTCGATGTATATTCTCAGTTTTCTAGCGTTACGGTACATGCTATAATACTCTGAGTAGCGTCGTTTTGAGCTAAAAATATATCGGTTTATCAGTAAAAACGTAATACAATATTTCTGTGAGAAAAGGTCTGGTGTTGTTTATCCTGCCATATTTGTTAACAATGACCGTTCCGGTATAACCTACATTACATCGTCATCTTGTCAATTATGGATTGTTTCCCTGCAGATTGAAATACGAATTGGTAACTGCCATCTGGACCAAGTGAAGACGACTACACATCTGAGGCATTGCAGAAGTCCACGTAGAACAGCAGGAACCTGGCGCTTCTGATGAGAAGCGAATGATCACATGAAAGACTGAATGCTATAGTGTTGCGCCTTAGGGTTTGAATGCGCTTTCTATTGAAAACGTTTATTGCCGGTTATAGGCCTTATATTTATTTACTGAAACAAAGTTGCTTAACTTATTGTATTTCACtgagtatttatttaaataaacactagCGTACAGATCGCAACAACCAGAAAATGTGTACGAATTCCCTGTGTTTCCACAGGAACATCTTCTGTTTTAATCTTACCGTACATTTTGTTTATGTTTACAGCAAAATTAGTTCTGGTTAGCTTATTGTACTCAGCAAATAAGGTACTTAACAATGGCATTGACATTTAACTAGCTATTCCAAAATGTAAGTCTAGTTATGGAATACTTTTGTCTTATTCTAATTAGAATGTCAATGACTTATTAAAGTTCATTATTTCAATATATATTCACTATATAACTTTCAATATAGCGATTAACgtctgaaatgtattgaaaaaTAAGCACAGCTTGAAGCCTCCAGTATTCTGGTTGGATTCTCTCCTCTTGTCAGTTCCGGCGCTTTGTTACCATCGCTCACCTTTTATCGCACCTTTTTACGACTACCAACATGACTCGTATCTTTATTACCTTagatctgaaaaataataatatatataccTCACAAATATAACTTTCAACGTGAATGGAACATGTGAAAGACAAAATTATACTGTGTAATTCTATGGGTCGACCATTTTTATTGCTTAATATTTAACCTGTATATTTACTCATTTAGTGGTCACTTCTTCCCAACGACAATTTGCATTTACATACACAATTTATAAGCATATGGTACAATCACGGCATGAAAGTAAGAATAATCGAAACAGGGACGGGCAAATGAGTTTTTGTACCACGATGCAACGCAAACATCTC contains:
- the LOC111841292 gene encoding pleckstrin homology-like domain family A member 2; the encoded protein is MKMSAAEVSKVLKEGLLEKRSDNLFQLWRRKMCVLTTDSLSMYDDNQKRSKSKELKLQSIKKLDCVERTGKFVYFTIVTTDNKEIDFRCSGDDSCWNAVITMALIDFQNRRAIQDFKTQQGTQIISPVKPEEQLAKAL